One Lottiidibacillus patelloidae genomic region harbors:
- a CDS encoding YjcZ family sporulation protein produces MGHTYGGGFALIVVLFILLIIVGAAWL; encoded by the coding sequence ATGGGTCACACTTACGGAGGCGGTTTCGCGTTAATCGTAGTATTATTCATTTTGTTAATCATTGTTGGAGCAGCATGGCTGTAA
- a CDS encoding HIT family protein: MSDCIFCKIIDGSIPSAKVYEDENVLAFLDISQVTKGHTLVIPKVHKENIFDLTPEIAGHLFQAIPKIANSINEQFQPVGVNLLNNNGEAAGQAVFHYHMHIIPRYGKGDGFGTVWKTHEKNYTSEDLSTIALQIANNIK; this comes from the coding sequence TTGAGTGATTGTATCTTTTGTAAAATTATTGACGGATCCATACCAAGTGCAAAAGTTTATGAGGATGAAAATGTCTTAGCCTTTTTAGACATAAGCCAAGTAACAAAAGGTCACACGCTAGTCATTCCTAAAGTACATAAGGAAAATATCTTTGATTTAACACCAGAAATAGCCGGGCATCTTTTCCAAGCTATTCCGAAAATTGCTAATAGTATTAATGAACAATTTCAACCCGTTGGAGTAAATTTACTTAATAATAATGGGGAAGCTGCTGGACAAGCTGTTTTTCATTATCACATGCACATCATTCCTCGCTATGGAAAAGGTGATGGATTTGGAACCGTATGGAAAACACACGAAAAGAACTATACCTCAGAAGATTTATCAACTATTGCTTTGCAAATTGCTAATAATATAAAATAA
- a CDS encoding ABC transporter permease codes for MNEKNLWIHRAKTYWLQASRYIQYMLNSLIYTVIITVVIAAYYYAGWLKTLDSTFPYLFVLAILIASVLTVGKVRTFLREADKVFLLPFEHKLKPYFRLSLIYSTLFHLFYIGLLLLVLFPLYEKYDNATNEMYYISVVVVMMLKIWNLLMSWYIHLMNVRTLHRADLIVRFTINFLFVYFLLAQANILVIALMLMIMISLYMFYKNKFGKKDRILWEQLIKIEENSVASFYRLANLFTDVPHLKSKIKPRKVLTQLIKLLVRKEDGPFAYLYWRTFLRAGDYFGVYVRLLFIGSILILFIPNAYATIAIYFLFLYLSGFQLLSLWKHFDVKILINLYPISLEDRKKQFRNVFQILLIIQSILLSIVILLQTKNFLYELFAFVISVIIIMSYSRIVLKLKR; via the coding sequence ATGAATGAAAAAAATCTTTGGATTCATCGGGCAAAGACCTACTGGTTACAAGCATCTAGGTATATACAATACATGCTTAACAGCTTAATTTACACAGTGATCATAACTGTTGTTATTGCAGCTTACTATTATGCAGGATGGCTTAAAACGTTAGATTCTACATTTCCTTATTTGTTTGTATTAGCAATTCTTATTGCATCAGTATTAACAGTTGGAAAAGTTAGAACTTTTCTTCGAGAAGCAGACAAAGTGTTTTTACTTCCTTTTGAGCATAAGCTGAAGCCATATTTTCGCTTATCATTGATATATTCGACTTTGTTCCACTTATTTTATATTGGATTATTACTATTAGTGCTGTTTCCTTTATATGAAAAGTATGATAATGCTACCAATGAAATGTATTATATTTCCGTTGTCGTTGTCATGATGTTAAAGATATGGAATCTTTTGATGAGTTGGTACATTCATTTAATGAATGTACGTACACTTCACAGAGCAGATCTAATTGTTCGTTTTACCATAAACTTTTTGTTTGTTTACTTTTTGCTTGCCCAAGCAAACATTCTAGTTATCGCATTAATGTTAATGATTATGATTAGCTTGTATATGTTTTATAAAAATAAGTTTGGGAAAAAGGATCGTATTTTATGGGAGCAATTAATTAAAATAGAGGAAAATAGTGTTGCATCATTCTATCGTTTAGCCAATTTATTTACGGATGTACCGCATTTGAAGTCGAAAATTAAACCAAGAAAAGTATTAACACAACTCATAAAATTACTTGTCCGAAAAGAAGATGGTCCATTTGCATATTTATATTGGCGGACATTCCTAAGGGCTGGAGATTATTTTGGAGTTTATGTTAGGTTACTTTTTATCGGAAGCATACTAATTTTATTCATTCCAAATGCATATGCAACGATCGCAATTTACTTTTTATTTTTATATTTAAGCGGTTTCCAACTTTTATCACTATGGAAGCATTTTGATGTGAAAATTTTAATTAATTTGTATCCAATATCATTGGAAGATAGAAAAAAGCAATTTCGAAATGTATTTCAAATACTATTAATAATTCAAAGTATTTTATTAAGTATTGTCATCTTGCTGCAAACTAAAAATTTCTTATACGAACTCTTTGCTTTCGTTATTAGCGTAATTATCATCATGAGCTACTCTCGTATTGTCTTAAAACTAAAACGCTAA
- a CDS encoding EcsC family protein, with protein MNRYELHAKDELNRWKRKHFYKTSRRKMFARNIQQKINKKVPEKVHKLITSAIKGMVEATISGTSYMTKIDVTHVQTLEERENFVHERLRFYRKLAVAEGAGTGAGGIFLGIADFPLLLSIKMKFLMECSTIYGFSNKEKQERIFLLYVFQTAFSSDEHKRVMIEKISQWQEINHVLENNDWRKLQQEYRDYIDLIKMFQLLPGFGAIVGAYANNQLLEELGETAINCFRLRILHGNEKTD; from the coding sequence GTGAATAGATATGAACTACATGCTAAAGATGAGCTAAATAGATGGAAGCGAAAGCATTTTTACAAAACTTCAAGAAGGAAAATGTTTGCACGTAACATCCAACAAAAAATAAATAAAAAGGTTCCTGAAAAAGTACATAAACTTATTACTTCCGCAATTAAAGGAATGGTTGAAGCGACTATTTCAGGAACGAGTTATATGACAAAAATTGATGTAACTCACGTACAGACACTTGAGGAAAGAGAAAACTTTGTACATGAGAGATTACGTTTTTACCGAAAACTTGCTGTAGCTGAAGGTGCAGGAACTGGTGCTGGAGGAATCTTCTTAGGAATTGCTGATTTTCCATTACTGTTAAGTATTAAAATGAAGTTCTTGATGGAATGTAGTACTATTTATGGGTTTTCAAATAAAGAGAAACAAGAAAGAATATTTCTTCTATATGTATTTCAAACAGCTTTCTCGAGTGACGAACATAAACGAGTAATGATAGAAAAAATCAGTCAATGGCAGGAAATTAATCATGTTCTTGAGAATAATGACTGGAGAAAGCTTCAACAAGAATATCGTGATTATATTGATCTCATAAAAATGTTTCAACTGTTACCAGGTTTCGGTGCAATTGTTGGTGCTTATGCAAACAACCAATTATTAGAAGAACTAGGTGAAACTGCGATAAACTGCTTCCGTTTACGTATTCTACATGGCAATGAAAAAACCGATTGA
- a CDS encoding DUF3267 domain-containing protein translates to MNCWKSINIHRDYGTLRLSLFSIIVTFFYFIAFYLVFSAFHYEEQFYELGLVPFLFGLCLIIPVHKLMHLLPLWLTGTKVDFNIVSIKGLPIPSYCIDEKVSKNKTMFSMLLPFISITITAIIGSVMFPNFFHYFSIFSSINFGLSVIDLLFLFQLLKAPRHAYIENSDVGIDILVNQN, encoded by the coding sequence ATGAATTGTTGGAAATCGATAAATATCCATCGAGACTATGGCACTCTCCGATTATCATTGTTTTCAATAATTGTCACATTCTTTTATTTTATAGCCTTCTATTTAGTTTTTAGTGCATTTCATTATGAAGAACAATTTTATGAACTAGGATTAGTTCCATTTTTATTTGGTCTTTGTTTAATTATTCCTGTCCATAAATTAATGCATCTACTACCACTTTGGCTAACTGGAACAAAAGTTGATTTTAATATCGTTTCGATTAAAGGATTACCTATTCCAAGTTATTGTATCGATGAAAAGGTATCAAAAAATAAGACAATGTTTTCGATGTTATTGCCATTTATATCAATTACGATAACTGCAATAATCGGTAGTGTTATGTTTCCAAACTTCTTTCATTATTTTTCAATTTTTTCCTCAATAAACTTTGGATTAAGTGTTATTGACTTACTATTTTTATTTCAACTATTAAAAGCACCACGTCACGCATACATTGAAAATAGTGATGTTGGTATTGATATATTAGTAAACCAAAACTAG
- a CDS encoding YtxH domain-containing protein, whose product MGKGKSLFVGFLVGSVVAAATTLLTTPKSGNEMRKELIDKINYLKKEGKNISSLSKESVDTLKEVATDVMNVIDNWKEDIEPHKQKILDEIKDIQRAIDAMENKVDNDKTDNSHV is encoded by the coding sequence ATGGGGAAAGGAAAATCACTTTTCGTTGGATTTTTAGTAGGCTCTGTTGTAGCAGCCGCTACAACACTTTTAACTACTCCAAAGTCTGGAAATGAAATGCGCAAAGAGCTTATTGATAAAATTAATTACTTGAAAAAAGAAGGAAAAAACATTAGTAGCCTTTCAAAAGAAAGTGTCGATACGTTAAAAGAAGTTGCTACTGATGTCATGAATGTAATTGACAATTGGAAAGAGGATATTGAACCTCATAAGCAAAAAATACTCGATGAAATTAAAGATATTCAACGAGCGATTGACGCTATGGAGAACAAGGTCGATAACGACAAAACTGACAACTCTCATGTTTAA
- a CDS encoding ABC transporter ATP-binding protein: MKPLLDINNLVGGYSIHDPVLHDVSFHVNSGEIIGLIGLNGAGKSTTIRHIIGLMEPVQGSVSICGKTIDESPEAYRSHFSYIPETPILYEELTLWEHLELTAMAYSLDNEWKERAEILLKEFRMETRKKWFPSHFSKGMKQKVMIMCAFLVEPKVYIIDEPIVGLDPIGIHSLLSLMEKKKAQGAGILMSTHILATAERYCDRFIVLHNGKVKAYGTLEELQKKMNMKDANLDDIYFSLTKED; the protein is encoded by the coding sequence ATGAAGCCTTTATTGGATATTAACAATTTAGTTGGTGGTTACTCCATTCACGACCCAGTATTACATGACGTCTCATTTCATGTTAATAGCGGTGAAATTATTGGATTAATTGGATTAAATGGCGCAGGAAAGAGTACGACAATCCGCCATATCATTGGTTTAATGGAGCCAGTGCAAGGATCTGTTTCAATTTGTGGGAAAACTATCGATGAGTCACCAGAAGCATACAGGTCACATTTTTCTTATATACCAGAAACACCAATATTATATGAAGAGTTAACGTTGTGGGAACACTTAGAATTAACAGCAATGGCATATTCCTTAGACAATGAATGGAAAGAACGTGCGGAGATATTGTTGAAAGAATTTCGCATGGAAACGCGCAAAAAATGGTTTCCAAGTCATTTTTCAAAAGGAATGAAACAAAAAGTAATGATAATGTGTGCATTCTTAGTTGAGCCGAAAGTGTATATAATTGATGAACCTATCGTTGGTCTAGATCCAATCGGTATTCATTCTTTACTTTCATTAATGGAAAAGAAAAAAGCACAAGGCGCGGGAATTTTAATGTCTACACATATTTTAGCAACAGCTGAGCGTTACTGTGATCGGTTTATTGTCCTACATAATGGAAAAGTTAAAGCGTATGGAACGTTGGAAGAGCTACAGAAGAAAATGAATATGAAAGATGCAAACTTAGACGATATTTATTTCAGTCTAACGAAGGAAGATTAA